From a single Apium graveolens cultivar Ventura chromosome 2, ASM990537v1, whole genome shotgun sequence genomic region:
- the LOC141702003 gene encoding secreted RxLR effector protein 161-like: MHKDVGGVLVDVTEFKSLSGGLRYLIHTRPGLAYSIGIISRFMERPTMLHYNAAKRVLRYVKGTINFELTYTKDSRNNLVTGYSDSDLGGNIEDRKITGVMAFYLNEGLVTWVSQKQLCVALSSCEAEFMAATAAACQAIWLKKLLSQITGEETGPVTIYIDNRSAIDLEKNPVFHSRSKHINIRYHFIRECIENEEIVVKHVRTDEQRANSLTKALTTFKFEKMIKLPGVDA, encoded by the coding sequence ATGCACAAGGATGTAGGGGGAGTACTAGTCGATGTTACAGAGTTTAAAAGTCTGAGTGGTGGTCTAAGATACCTCATCCATACGAGGCCTGGCCTGGCATATTCTATTGGAATAATCAGCCGTTTTATGGAGAGGCCAACCATGCTACACTACAATGCAGCTAAGAGAGTGTTACGATATGTCAAGGGAACGATCAACTTTGAGCTTACATATACAAAAGACAGCAGGAATAATTTGGTAACTGGTTACTCCGATAGCGATTTGGGTGGTAACATTGAGGACCGGAAAATCACGGGCGTTATGGCATTCTACTTGAACGAAGGACTAGTGACTTGGGTCTCACAAAAACAACTTTGCGTTGCCTTATCCTCATGTGAGGCGGAATTTATGGCCGCCACAGCAGCAGCCTGTCAGGCCATATGGTTGAAGAAATTATTAAGTCAAATTACGGGTGAAGAAACTGGTCCTGTCACCATATACATAGACAACCGTTCTGCTATTGATCTGGAGAAAAACCCTGTGTTTCACAGTAGGAGCAAACATATAAATATACGGTATCATTTCATCAGGGAGTGTATCGAAAACGAAGAGATTGTTGTTAAGCATGTTCGAACAGATGAGCAACGTGCAAATTCTTTAACGAAGGCACTTACTACTTTCAAGTTTGAGAAGATGATAAAGCTACCGGGAGTCGATGCATGA